In Sedimentibacter sp. MB31-C6, one genomic interval encodes:
- a CDS encoding GspE/PulE family protein, whose protein sequence is MKNFNKNIRLGDILVYNNEITQEQLKDALNFQKASKKKLRDILVEKNYTSDIGILNVLSKYLGIKIVNLDEYEINIEAIKYISENLAKRTNSIPINMYEDKILIAMNDPFNIISIEDIKLESRKNVEIVLATKIQINNAIEQYMSRCSAEKAVEDYYKENFLSGNLKVLEEIDDKNVINSPVVRLINSLIRQALKMDSSDIHIEPLKDRIRVRFRIDGELQEIISSSKQTQSAISTRIKIIAGMNIAENRLPQDGRIEIEIDDFTIDLRISVFPTVYGEKIVMRILNRDNFLKSKEELGFTNYDINIFESIIKFSNGVILIVGPTGSGKTTTLYSILNDLNNINKNIITIEDPVEYKLEGVNQVQVNAKVGLNFASGLRSILRQDPDIIMIGEIRDEESAEIAIRSAITGHLVVSTLHTNDAPSTIIRLQDMGIKSYLLNAALKGVVAQRLVKKICTSCKYKYIANNYEKELLEINGKMVLWKGKGCPKCHNTGYFGRIAIYEIMKVDESIRNVISTGNNIDDIEKIAKANGMITLKDNCKKLVVSGITTVDEYSQVLFKL, encoded by the coding sequence ATGAAAAACTTCAATAAAAATATTAGACTTGGAGATATTCTAGTTTATAACAATGAAATAACACAAGAACAACTTAAGGATGCATTAAATTTTCAAAAAGCTTCAAAAAAGAAACTTAGAGATATATTAGTTGAAAAAAACTATACTTCAGATATTGGCATATTAAATGTATTATCAAAATATTTGGGAATTAAAATAGTAAATTTAGACGAATATGAAATTAATATTGAAGCAATTAAATATATTTCAGAAAATTTAGCAAAGAGAACTAATTCAATTCCTATAAATATGTATGAAGACAAAATTCTAATTGCTATGAACGACCCTTTCAATATTATAAGCATAGAAGATATTAAGTTAGAATCTAGGAAAAATGTAGAAATAGTTCTTGCAACTAAAATTCAAATCAATAATGCCATAGAACAATACATGAGCAGATGCAGTGCAGAGAAGGCAGTCGAAGATTATTATAAGGAAAATTTTCTAAGTGGTAACCTTAAAGTATTAGAAGAAATTGATGATAAAAATGTAATAAACTCACCAGTTGTAAGGTTAATAAACTCATTAATAAGACAAGCTTTAAAAATGGATTCTAGTGATATACATATAGAACCACTTAAAGATAGAATCAGAGTTAGATTTAGAATAGATGGTGAATTGCAGGAAATCATTAGTTCTTCAAAGCAAACACAATCTGCAATTTCAACAAGAATAAAAATAATAGCAGGTATGAATATAGCTGAAAACAGATTACCTCAAGATGGTAGAATAGAGATAGAAATTGATGATTTTACAATTGATTTAAGAATTTCAGTATTCCCTACAGTTTATGGAGAAAAAATAGTTATGCGTATTTTGAATAGGGATAATTTCTTAAAATCAAAAGAAGAACTTGGTTTTACAAATTATGATATAAATATTTTTGAATCTATTATTAAGTTTTCAAATGGAGTGATATTGATTGTAGGCCCTACAGGCAGTGGTAAAACAACAACTCTTTATTCAATTCTTAATGATCTTAATAATATAAATAAGAACATAATAACAATTGAAGACCCTGTTGAATATAAATTGGAAGGTGTTAATCAAGTTCAGGTTAATGCAAAGGTTGGTTTGAATTTTGCCAGTGGTTTACGTTCGATTCTTAGGCAAGATCCAGATATTATTATGATAGGTGAGATAAGAGATGAGGAATCTGCAGAAATTGCTATTAGATCGGCTATAACTGGACATCTAGTAGTTTCTACGTTGCATACAAACGATGCTCCTTCTACAATCATTAGACTCCAAGATATGGGGATAAAATCTTATTTGTTAAATGCAGCACTTAAAGGTGTAGTTGCACAAAGATTAGTAAAGAAGATTTGTACAAGTTGTAAATATAAATATATAGCAAATAATTATGAAAAGGAATTATTAGAAATAAACGGTAAAATGGTATTATGGAAGGGAAAAGGTTGTCCCAAGTGCCATAATACTGGATATTTTGGCAGAATTGCAATATATGAAATAATGAAAGTAGATGAGTCGATTAGGAATGTAATTTCTACAGGAAATAATATAGATGATATTGAGAAAATAGCTAAAGCAAACGGAATGATAACTTTAAAAGATAATTGTAAGAAATTAGTTGTGTCAGGAATAACAACAGTTGATGAATATTCACAGGTTTTGTTTAAATTATAG
- a CDS encoding type II secretion system F family protein, producing the protein MISYKCNVIDRFGKKQKLKQYADSKEELVYILKKNNYIIIEIKKIDNQLANRLSKKIKSKDLAVFCKQLHSMLKAGITVTNSLKILKIQTNNKKFRIVIEKIYKDLLKGKNLSKAFLIYNEALPDLLISMIKVGELSGNLDNIMGSLSNYYEKENKIENKINSAMIYPAVLAFVSIVVVMFLLTSVMPNFIEMYLSSGVPLPTITKILINVSEFIKNSWQIILYFIIIFVFVISVLKKRKDVKFTIDYIKLKVPVYRNLQLKIATFRFTRTLATLLRCGVPMLEALDTISLVIENSYIGSKILKMKEDIKQGVSLSNQMKKQNIFPSMVHQMIRIGEDSGTIEEMLDKTADFYDEEVEIAVQRLTILIEPLMIIIMSIIIGFIVLAMAIPMFEMMQTVQY; encoded by the coding sequence ATGATTTCATATAAGTGTAATGTTATTGATAGGTTTGGAAAAAAGCAAAAATTAAAGCAATATGCGGATTCTAAAGAAGAATTAGTATATATTTTGAAGAAGAATAATTATATTATTATTGAAATAAAAAAAATAGACAATCAGTTGGCTAATAGGCTTTCTAAAAAAATCAAATCAAAAGATTTGGCAGTATTTTGTAAACAATTACATTCTATGTTAAAGGCAGGTATAACAGTTACAAATAGCTTAAAAATTTTAAAAATTCAAACTAATAACAAGAAGTTTAGAATAGTAATTGAGAAAATATATAAGGATTTGTTGAAAGGAAAGAATTTATCAAAGGCATTTTTAATTTATAACGAGGCTTTACCAGATTTATTAATAAGTATGATTAAAGTAGGAGAATTAAGTGGAAATTTAGATAATATTATGGGGAGCCTTTCGAATTATTATGAAAAGGAAAATAAGATAGAGAATAAAATTAATTCAGCTATGATATATCCTGCTGTGCTAGCGTTTGTGTCTATTGTTGTAGTAATGTTTTTATTAACTTCAGTAATGCCTAATTTCATAGAAATGTATTTAAGTTCTGGAGTACCTCTTCCTACAATAACTAAAATTCTTATAAATGTAAGCGAGTTTATAAAAAATAGTTGGCAAATAATATTATATTTTATAATAATATTTGTATTTGTGATTTCTGTTTTAAAGAAGAGGAAAGATGTAAAATTTACGATAGATTATATTAAACTGAAGGTTCCTGTCTATAGGAATTTACAATTAAAAATAGCTACATTTAGGTTTACTAGAACGTTAGCAACTTTATTAAGGTGTGGTGTACCGATGTTGGAAGCTTTAGATACAATTTCGTTAGTTATAGAGAACAGTTACATAGGTAGCAAGATATTAAAAATGAAAGAAGATATTAAGCAAGGGGTATCTCTTTCTAACCAAATGAAAAAACAAAATATTTTTCCTTCAATGGTGCATCAAATGATAAGAATAGGTGAAGATTCTGGAACCATTGAGGAAATGTTGGATAAAACTGCTGACTTTTATGATGAAGAGGTAGAAATAGCAGTGCAACGTCTAACAATATTAATAGAACCATTAATGATAATCATTATGTCGATAATTATAGGGTTTATAGTTTTAGCAATGGCAATACCAATGTTTGAAATGATGCAGACAGTTCAGTATTAG